From a region of the Candidatus Brocadia sp. genome:
- a CDS encoding DUF1611 domain-containing protein, whose protein sequence is MNSIQNRRLVILTEGRLDLFSAKTAVSVIRYCKEDVVALVDRVNAGNDPESVIGIGKGIPIVPAIGDALHLKPNALLIGIAPPGGMLPPEWRKHITDALRNGLHIISGLHCHLNDDREFRQLANEHHVKIWDVRNPSDEIPLGTGKAKNTRTLRILTVGSDCNIGKMVTSIEITGAARQRGINACFVATGQTGIMIDGSGIAVDHVVSDFISGAAEKLVLDRAQYQLLSIEGQGTIVHPAYSGVTLGLLHGSAPQGLILCHQPTRKTLRHFNDFPILPLSYLIDLYEKLAQPVYPCRVLGISLNCFGMTDRDALQEIQRVERETKLPATDPIKFGVSKFIDSIHPLLP, encoded by the coding sequence ATGAATTCCATACAGAACCGCAGACTTGTTATTTTAACTGAAGGAAGGCTCGATCTCTTTAGTGCAAAAACCGCCGTCAGCGTCATTCGTTACTGCAAAGAAGATGTGGTTGCGCTTGTAGACCGCGTAAATGCCGGCAACGATCCCGAATCGGTTATCGGTATTGGGAAAGGAATTCCCATTGTCCCTGCAATCGGAGACGCCCTTCATCTTAAACCCAATGCCCTCCTTATAGGGATTGCGCCACCCGGCGGCATGCTGCCGCCTGAATGGCGTAAACATATTACCGATGCACTCAGAAACGGACTCCACATCATCAGCGGACTCCATTGCCATCTAAACGACGACCGCGAATTTCGCCAACTGGCAAACGAGCACCACGTGAAAATCTGGGATGTTCGTAATCCTTCCGATGAGATCCCTTTGGGCACGGGAAAAGCAAAAAATACCAGGACGCTTCGTATCCTTACCGTAGGCTCTGATTGTAATATCGGGAAGATGGTGACTTCGATTGAAATTACCGGCGCAGCCAGACAGCGGGGTATCAACGCCTGCTTTGTTGCTACAGGACAAACCGGCATTATGATCGATGGCAGCGGAATTGCCGTGGACCATGTTGTTTCTGACTTCATTTCCGGAGCGGCGGAAAAACTGGTGCTTGACCGCGCCCAGTATCAACTCTTAAGCATTGAAGGGCAGGGCACAATCGTCCATCCGGCATATTCCGGCGTTACCCTTGGGCTGTTGCATGGATCAGCTCCCCAGGGACTTATCCTGTGTCATCAACCTACACGAAAGACACTTCGCCATTTCAACGATTTTCCCATTTTACCTCTTTCTTACCTGATCGATCTTTATGAAAAATTAGCACAGCCCGTCTATCCATGCAGGGTGCTTGGCATTTCACTCAATTGCTTCGGCATGACGGACCGTGATGCTTTACAGGAGATTCAACGGGTGGAGCGGGAGACAAAACTTCCTGCCACTGACCCCATTAAGTTTGGCGTAAGCAAATTTATCGACAGCATCCACCCCCTTTTGCCATGA
- a CDS encoding dipeptide epimerase, whose protein sequence is MNLSSYPLDLKLRHTFQIARETRDIQNNVVVMLRDGDGVIGFGEAAPTRFFGEDVRSVARALGQSVDLLKQANPFHLEDITHLLKERFPGDASARAAIDIALYDLIGKKLNIPLYQLLGLKQPTEKVTSFTIGIDTLEKMCRKVDEAKDFPVLKIKAGFKEDMETLRELRKITKAVFRIDANTGWTLSEAREKLTLMENLGVELVEQPFPVGSIELLQKIRHYVKIPIFVDEDVKTARDIPAFSGAVDGINIKLMKCGGIREAIRMIHTARAHGLKIMIGCNIESSVSITAAAHLATLVDYIDLDGHLLVVNDPYTGVTADKGRLTLPAGDGLGVSPRSSETLSSLCKSDADKPFIRS, encoded by the coding sequence ATGAATCTCTCTTCTTATCCTCTCGATTTGAAACTAAGACACACCTTCCAGATTGCCAGAGAAACCCGTGATATTCAAAATAATGTTGTCGTCATGTTAAGAGACGGCGATGGTGTCATTGGTTTTGGAGAAGCCGCACCAACCCGCTTTTTTGGAGAGGATGTAAGGAGTGTTGCCAGGGCGCTTGGTCAGTCGGTTGACCTTTTGAAACAAGCCAATCCCTTTCACCTGGAGGACATTACCCATCTCCTCAAAGAGAGATTTCCCGGAGATGCATCCGCCCGTGCGGCCATAGATATTGCCCTTTACGACCTCATTGGCAAGAAGCTCAATATCCCCCTGTATCAGCTTCTGGGATTAAAGCAACCCACTGAAAAAGTAACGTCATTTACTATAGGAATTGACACCCTGGAAAAGATGTGCAGGAAGGTTGACGAAGCAAAAGACTTCCCCGTCCTTAAGATCAAGGCGGGTTTTAAAGAAGACATGGAGACCCTGAGAGAATTGCGTAAAATCACCAAGGCGGTCTTTCGCATTGACGCCAATACCGGATGGACACTTTCCGAAGCGAGAGAAAAACTGACTCTTATGGAAAACCTTGGCGTTGAGCTTGTGGAACAGCCATTTCCCGTTGGCAGTATTGAATTGCTTCAAAAGATCAGGCATTATGTAAAAATTCCCATCTTTGTTGACGAAGATGTAAAAACCGCACGAGATATACCCGCATTTTCCGGTGCAGTGGACGGAATTAATATCAAACTCATGAAATGTGGTGGGATTCGTGAAGCGATTCGGATGATTCATACAGCTCGTGCCCACGGACTCAAAATAATGATTGGTTGCAATATTGAAAGCTCGGTATCAATCACAGCGGCTGCGCATTTAGCGACATTAGTTGACTATATTGATCTTGACGGGCATCTCCTTGTTGTCAACGACCCATACACGGGGGTAACAGCCGATAAGGGAAGATTGACATTACCGGCGGGTGACGGATTAGGAGTGTCGCCACGCAGCAGCGAGACCTTATCGTCTTTGTGCAAAAGTGATGCGGATAAACCGTTTATCCGTAGTTAG
- a CDS encoding amidohydrolase — protein MTDKTLTQEILTHARGIHDYVVRMRRDFHKHPETGFGEIRTAGVIVEELKRLGLQVQTEIAKTGVLGTLPVDGASSTVAFRADMDALPITEENDLEFKSQNEGMSHACGHDANMAMLLGAAKLMVQLKDKLKRQVKFIFQPCEEQHPGGAKLMVEQGILKDINEIYGVHIDPNIPSGTFGLRAGATMAATDRIVITIIGKGGHASTPHLCVDPIVTAAEVILAIQTIVSRKVNPLSPCVVSLCQISGGTTFNVIPDKVRIIGTVRTLAKELRYKMPILIEEAIRGITSLNNASYQFEYLKGHPPLHNPQQQVDFVQDKIIELFGNKSVEQIDPKMGGEDFSYYLEKIKGAYLFLGSGNIEKGASQPLHSARFLLDEDVLSMGPALFTYIACCP, from the coding sequence ATGACAGATAAAACACTTACCCAGGAAATACTAACCCATGCCAGAGGAATCCATGATTATGTTGTCAGGATGCGGCGGGATTTTCACAAGCATCCTGAAACGGGTTTTGGTGAAATCCGCACTGCCGGTGTTATTGTTGAGGAATTGAAGCGACTAGGATTACAGGTACAAACAGAAATTGCCAAAACAGGAGTCCTTGGTACGCTTCCGGTCGATGGGGCCTCAAGTACCGTTGCCTTTCGGGCTGATATGGATGCCTTGCCGATAACCGAAGAAAATGATCTCGAATTCAAATCCCAAAACGAAGGGATGTCCCATGCCTGCGGGCACGATGCGAACATGGCAATGCTTTTGGGCGCTGCCAAACTCATGGTACAGTTGAAGGACAAATTAAAACGACAGGTGAAGTTCATCTTTCAGCCTTGTGAAGAACAACACCCGGGTGGAGCAAAACTCATGGTTGAGCAAGGAATCCTAAAGGATATAAACGAAATCTATGGAGTGCATATCGACCCGAATATTCCATCCGGCACCTTTGGATTACGGGCAGGGGCTACCATGGCGGCGACGGACCGCATCGTCATTACCATTATAGGGAAGGGCGGCCATGCCTCTACCCCACACTTGTGTGTAGACCCCATTGTTACTGCAGCTGAGGTAATATTAGCAATTCAGACGATTGTTTCACGCAAGGTGAATCCGCTGTCTCCCTGCGTCGTTTCTTTGTGCCAGATATCTGGTGGGACAACTTTCAACGTCATCCCGGATAAGGTCAGGATCATCGGTACGGTAAGAACCCTTGCCAAGGAACTGAGATACAAGATGCCGATCCTGATAGAAGAGGCTATTCGGGGGATTACTTCACTCAACAATGCCTCATACCAATTTGAATATCTCAAGGGACATCCTCCGCTTCATAACCCGCAGCAACAGGTGGATTTCGTACAGGATAAAATCATTGAACTCTTTGGCAATAAATCGGTGGAGCAGATAGATCCCAAGATGGGAGGGGAGGACTTTTCCTATTACCTGGAAAAAATAAAGGGCGCCTATCTTTTTTTAGGTTCAGGAAACATTGAAAAAGGCGCAAGCCAACCTTTACACAGCGCACGGTTCTTATTAGATGAAGACGTGCTTTCCATGGGTCCAGCCCTCTTCACGTATATTGCCTGTTGCCCATAA
- a CDS encoding lysophospholipid acyltransferase family protein, with amino-acid sequence MSKHFLNIPVMYRLVTRWIGYLPTPVSYAISQHIADFSYVLYTSAGKNVKQNLRLVFPDLPDKNLSRLARRLFRNYSKYIVDCGRFTNFNKKALTEQIVCYEGKKNLDEVLHMNKGLILLTAHLGNWELGGMFFGSYGFKINVLTLPDENPEIDTIRSWHRSVYGVKTIPVGNTPFSMLEVARALDNKEIIAMLIDRHHAGLDSIATDFFHKPTLFPRGPFVLSRLTGAPIIVAFVVKEKDVYKGIIERPLMVTHEDEECAILREVVKIFEKYIMLYPDQWYNFTPI; translated from the coding sequence ATGTCGAAGCATTTTCTTAATATACCTGTCATGTATCGGTTGGTAACAAGGTGGATAGGTTATTTGCCAACACCTGTATCCTACGCCATTTCGCAGCACATCGCAGATTTTAGTTACGTGCTCTATACTTCAGCAGGAAAGAACGTAAAGCAGAATCTTCGGTTGGTATTTCCAGATCTGCCGGACAAGAACCTCTCACGCCTCGCAAGAAGACTCTTCAGAAACTACAGCAAATACATCGTCGATTGCGGCAGGTTTACCAATTTCAACAAAAAGGCGCTCACAGAGCAAATAGTTTGTTACGAAGGAAAAAAGAACCTCGACGAGGTGCTTCACATGAATAAAGGGTTGATCCTGTTGACAGCGCATCTTGGCAACTGGGAATTAGGAGGGATGTTTTTTGGAAGCTATGGTTTTAAAATAAATGTTCTGACCCTTCCCGATGAGAATCCGGAAATTGATACGATCAGGAGTTGGCACAGGAGTGTATATGGTGTAAAAACTATTCCGGTGGGTAACACGCCATTTTCGATGCTGGAAGTGGCAAGGGCGCTTGATAATAAGGAAATTATTGCCATGTTAATTGATCGGCACCATGCCGGACTGGACAGTATTGCAACGGACTTTTTTCATAAACCTACCTTGTTTCCAAGAGGGCCGTTTGTCCTGAGCAGGCTAACGGGCGCTCCGATCATTGTCGCTTTTGTCGTGAAAGAGAAAGATGTATATAAAGGCATTATAGAAAGGCCTCTCATGGTTACACATGAAGACGAGGAATGCGCAATATTAAGAGAGGTTGTAAAAATATTTGAAAAGTATATAATGCTTTATCCAGACCAGTGGTATAATTTCACGCCCATCTGA
- a CDS encoding outer membrane lipoprotein carrier protein LolA, producing MVNAEKFNILFSVVVLISLFFLIPLNAASDTAGEVSFSDRQKILEKLKKLAKDTHTITAIVTQEKQLSLLKKKIYIDGSVVIIKNPNVFRWDIVKPDKSIIIIEGETMTIYHPDVKEAQVYNLSENPIARNTVNFFRTTLWGSYTEIEKKFSVTILRKNNEIVFQLVPLSKTVGQYLSSILIYYDEGTGFPRGFEMTTPKGGKTVTRLSNIKINPEIKTDTFKLKLPADVWITNNPEHSQCDIK from the coding sequence ATGGTGAATGCAGAAAAATTTAACATTTTATTTTCTGTGGTAGTGCTTATTAGTCTATTTTTTCTCATCCCTCTCAATGCAGCGAGTGATACTGCAGGAGAAGTGTCATTCTCTGACAGGCAGAAAATACTTGAAAAACTCAAGAAACTCGCCAAAGATACCCATACAATAACTGCTATAGTTACTCAGGAGAAACAACTCTCCCTATTGAAAAAAAAGATTTACATTGATGGATCTGTGGTAATCATAAAAAACCCGAACGTATTCAGATGGGATATAGTCAAGCCTGATAAATCTATAATAATTATTGAAGGTGAGACGATGACTATTTATCACCCTGATGTTAAAGAGGCGCAAGTATATAACCTTTCTGAAAATCCAATAGCTCGCAATACCGTGAATTTTTTTAGAACAACTCTCTGGGGTTCATACACTGAAATAGAAAAGAAATTTTCGGTAACTATACTCCGTAAAAATAACGAAATAGTCTTTCAATTAGTACCTTTATCAAAGACAGTTGGACAATACTTATCTTCTATTCTTATATACTATGATGAAGGAACGGGGTTCCCACGGGGTTTCGAAATGACAACTCCGAAAGGCGGAAAGACTGTTACCAGGTTGTCAAACATTAAGATTAACCCGGAAATCAAGACAGACACCTTTAAGTTAAAATTGCCTGCGGATGTCTGGATAACGAACAATCCTGAGCATAGTCAATGCGATATTAAATAA
- a CDS encoding TVP38/TMEM64 family protein, which translates to MVTVIKLFTVIAIIVLSVYLYPHLNHQNIGAFVKENRTAAPLFFIAITGLRPILFFLPSMGLTIVAGILFGTIWGTVYVVVGGALSTLVGFYFARWLGRDVVKRLVNKNSIIRTLDERSRMYGKHAVLYMRLFNLPWDMVSYWAGLSGICFSDYYRASLIPLVPISFLYTYFGSHVLTPTSTGFIVSLSIMLVMGAIPYIKPKFKKKAYG; encoded by the coding sequence ATGGTTACTGTGATTAAACTCTTTACAGTTATCGCCATAATAGTATTGAGTGTTTATCTCTATCCACATCTGAATCATCAAAATATCGGCGCCTTTGTAAAAGAAAATAGAACTGCGGCACCTTTGTTTTTTATAGCAATTACCGGCTTGAGGCCGATTCTTTTTTTCCTGCCATCGATGGGTTTGACAATCGTGGCGGGTATATTGTTTGGCACGATCTGGGGCACGGTGTACGTGGTTGTCGGCGGAGCGCTTTCCACACTCGTGGGATTCTATTTTGCGAGATGGCTTGGCAGGGACGTGGTGAAAAGGTTGGTGAATAAAAACTCTATAATCAGAACGCTTGATGAACGATCACGGATGTATGGGAAGCATGCAGTGCTTTATATGCGGCTTTTCAATTTGCCCTGGGATATGGTTAGCTACTGGGCGGGTCTTTCAGGGATTTGTTTTTCTGATTATTATAGAGCGAGTCTGATTCCCCTTGTGCCCATCAGTTTTTTGTATACCTATTTTGGCAGCCATGTATTGACGCCGACCAGTACAGGATTTATTGTCTCGCTGTCAATCATGCTCGTAATGGGCGCGATTCCTTATATAAAACCAAAATTTAAGAAGAAAGCGTATGGCTGA
- a CDS encoding radical SAM protein — MAESIGAIKLPINRLHMELTNACNFSCEFCPDSRMKRQRGFMPLEMARSILDDIGRTGIAKLVLFHVMGEPALHPHFIDIVRYANHKNVAVCITTNGSRIEKNDLLNTLIQANAKQVILSLQTPDENTFSMRGARGVSFEDYAEYVTSIARTFMNNGHESELVIHFLSSPLRKLMIPIAKELSIADTSKKLRSHLQAWAERILKGTSNEHRLSNVQRQITRARSFKENKIFINDRLSFQTRIVGDWATHFDTKVVNARVGYCPGIQDNFGILWNGDYTFCCTDYDGRTSTHNYSDTSIQDYLSNEVVQKVVRGFRRFRVLHPYCKQCLGDKNMLNSLVKQVGSIVYFKWIKKR, encoded by the coding sequence ATGGCTGAAAGTATTGGGGCAATAAAACTTCCCATAAACAGGCTACACATGGAACTAACAAATGCCTGTAATTTTTCCTGTGAGTTTTGTCCCGATTCAAGGATGAAAAGGCAGAGGGGATTCATGCCTCTCGAAATGGCCAGGTCCATACTGGACGATATTGGCAGGACGGGAATTGCGAAATTGGTATTGTTTCATGTGATGGGAGAGCCTGCCTTGCATCCCCATTTCATTGACATAGTCAGGTATGCAAATCATAAAAATGTGGCCGTGTGTATAACAACAAACGGCAGCCGTATAGAAAAAAACGATTTGCTCAACACCCTTATCCAGGCCAATGCCAAACAAGTGATCCTGTCACTTCAAACGCCTGACGAAAACACCTTCTCCATGAGAGGCGCCAGGGGCGTGTCCTTTGAAGACTATGCTGAATATGTCACATCGATAGCAAGAACTTTTATGAATAACGGGCACGAAAGTGAGCTGGTCATACATTTTCTTTCATCACCCTTACGGAAATTAATGATACCCATAGCTAAGGAGCTCAGTATTGCCGACACATCAAAAAAATTACGGTCGCATTTACAGGCATGGGCGGAAAGGATATTGAAAGGCACCAGTAACGAGCATCGGTTGTCCAATGTGCAAAGACAGATTACTCGTGCGAGAAGTTTTAAGGAAAACAAGATTTTTATCAACGACCGGCTTTCTTTTCAGACACGGATCGTCGGAGATTGGGCAACGCATTTTGACACAAAGGTCGTTAATGCAAGAGTTGGTTATTGTCCCGGGATTCAGGACAACTTTGGCATACTCTGGAACGGGGATTACACCTTTTGCTGCACGGATTATGACGGCAGGACATCCACGCATAATTATAGCGATACTTCTATTCAAGATTATTTGAGCAATGAGGTGGTGCAAAAGGTTGTAAGGGGGTTTAGAAGGTTCAGGGTATTACACCCTTACTGCAAACAATGTCTCGGTGATAAGAATATGCTGAATTCACTGGTGAAGCAGGTGGGGTCCATTGTCTATTTTAAATGGATTAAAAAAAGATGA
- a CDS encoding DUF4823 domain-containing protein: protein MMISKQINQVKVDDACAYARQKGAAIAVIGVVTEWLDGATQWSGTVDVASVIVNAYDTENCKLISTASGRQNGQRFTFVNAPATRFMRPLSQEVVKSLFE, encoded by the coding sequence GTGATGATTTCAAAGCAAATAAATCAAGTTAAAGTTGATGATGCGTGTGCCTACGCTCGCCAGAAAGGTGCAGCTATTGCTGTTATAGGTGTTGTTACTGAATGGCTTGACGGGGCTACACAATGGTCAGGTACCGTCGATGTGGCATCTGTTATAGTGAATGCTTATGATACAGAAAATTGCAAACTCATATCTACTGCTTCTGGCAGGCAAAACGGACAACGGTTTACCTTTGTAAATGCACCGGCAACAAGATTTATGCGTCCATTATCCCAAGAAGTAGTGAAATCCCTGTTTGAATGA